From the genome of Eublepharis macularius isolate TG4126 chromosome 12, MPM_Emac_v1.0, whole genome shotgun sequence, one region includes:
- the LOC129339287 gene encoding olfactory receptor 13G1-like, whose product MKNHSTIQEFILVGLSSYPEHNMFIFWAFFFLYAAAIVGNLLIILAISSCNKLHTPMYFLLINLSVINVCSISTTIPKMLQTILAQTKTITLSGCIAQVFLFTWALGTELLLLAFMAFDRYAAICHPLHYTVIMKKDISVGVMTGLWLFGAINSSVHTGLVLQLSFCDSNIINHFFCELPPMFKISCSDTSLNEIMVFAASVIIAVGSCGLTLASYWFILRTILRIRSAEGKKKAFSTCSSHLLVVSFYYSTIIYTFLRPASAYSLEEDKVIAILYSVVTPVLNPLIYSLRNTDVKEALIKLKDKCWLFKKD is encoded by the coding sequence ATGAAGAACCATTCTACCATCCAAGAGTTCATTTTGGTAGGTCTTTCCAGTTATCCTGAGCATAACATGTTCATCTTTTGGGCATTTTTCTTCCTCTATGCAGCTGCAATAGTGGGCAACCTCCTTATCATCCTTGCCATCAGCAGTTGTAATAAACTCCACACACCCATGTACTTCCTGCTCATCAATTTGTCTGTAATAAATGTGTGTTCTATCTCCACTACCATTCCCAAAATGCTACAAACTATTTTGGCTCAGACAAAGACCATCACACTTTCAGGCTGTATTGCACAGGTTTTTCTGTTCACCTGGGCTCTGGGAACTGAGCTCCTACTTCTTGCATTTATGGCTTTTGACCGCTATGCTGCTATCTGCCATCCTTTGCACTATACAGTCATCATGAAGAAAGACATTAGCGTTGGGGTCATGACCGGACTGTGGCTTTTTGGTGCGATCAACTCTTCCGTTCACACAGGCCTTGTGCTCCAGCTGTCTTTTTGTGACTCCAACATCATCAATCACTTCTTCTGTGAGCTGCCCCCAATGTTCAAGATTTCTTGTTCAGACACTAGTTTGAATGAAATTATGGTCTTTGCAGCTTCTGTGATTATTGCAGTTGGTAGCTGTGGGTTGACTCTGGCTTCCTATTGGTTTATCCTGAGAACCATCCTCAGAATCCGTTCtgctgaagggaagaagaaagCCTTCTCTACATGCTCTTCTCATCTCTTGGTTGTCAGTTTTTATTATTCCACCATCATCTATACTTTTCTTAGGCCTGCCTCAGCCTATTCCCTTGAAGAAGACAAAGTGATAGCCATTCTTTACTCTGTAGTTACCCCTGTCCTCAACCCTCTCATATATTCTTTGAGAAATACTGATGTGAAAGAGGCTCTCATCAAACTGAAAGATAAATGTTGGCTTTTCAAGAAAGATTAG